The genomic interval TCACTCCTGACTCCTCACTTCCCAAAGGGTGGCAATCGGGGAATGCGCTTTAGATGCGGGGGTACGGAGGTTGTTGTTGGTTTGGGCGATCGCTTTTCTGGGGGGAGTTGGGAAGTTTGCCGAATAGAAGGCGGTAGCATATCAGGCAGTTCAAGGGGTTCTTCCGGGGTGAACTCATCCGGTAACTGTTTGGGCAGTTCAGATGGGTTAGACCTGGGTGGGCTAGGGGAGCTGGGGCGAGAATTTTTCAGCCGTTTGTACCAGGAGCCGACCCAATCGCTGAGGGAATGGCTCAATGCACCTAATTCTAAACCAATCAATAAGGCAATCCATTCAGCAGCATTTTGCTGGAGCGATCGCCTGATCAAGGTAACACTTTCATCTAACAAATTTTGTGCCAGGATTTGCCAGTTAGCGATTTTGCCAACAAGCTGGTAGGCGATGGCGCTGATCAGAATTGCTGCCAGCGCAACCATTCCGAGCCAGGTCAGCAGGTATCCCACGCGGACGATCGTCCCGACGATCGGACCGTGGGATAGAAAAGAACGGTGGCGCATATTCTGGCGATAGGGTAACCAGATCCAGCGCAGCACACCCCAACGAAGGTATTGGCGGGAATAGATATCCAGGTCGGGGCCAAACATTAACCCAGCAAACAAAAACCCAGCAGAAACCATGAGTGTCAAGCTGCTGCTCCGGGTGCGGTCAAAGGTCAACGCCGCAATCAGAGGGAGACTCCACAGGGTAATACTGTCGTGGGTCCGACCAGAAGGCATGGGGCAACGAGCAAATAATTCTCCCAGGATCGTAGCAGGAGTGCAGCAATCCTGGTACAATCAATTGCTGTGCCCAGGTTTATGAATCGGGAGATTAGCTCAGCGGTAGAGCGCCTGCCTTACAAGCAGGATGCCACAAGTTCGAATCTTGTATCTCCCATAATGTTGTTGTCAGGTAATCTTCTTCAAAGACTAAAATGCAGTCGCTTCTGATTGAGTACGACTGAATGACTACGTGTAATTTTGAATATGCTGACTGAAACGTGAATCTCGACGTTGTCCGAGAGAATAGCGCCAAAAGTTAGGAGGTTTCTTTCAACTCGCCCCTCGCTAGAAGAGCTATTGCGACAGTAGTTCCAGTAGCAGCGTTAGTCCTGCTGAGAGGCTCTCAACCCGCCTCTCGCTGGAAAGGCGATCATGACCAAACCCTAACAGGCGCCCCGATCATAGGCTTGTATCTTTCAACCCGCCTCTCGCTGGAAAGGCGATCGCAACTCTCAGCAGCACTACTCCTGCTCGTAAGGTTCCCAGTTTTCAGGAATGCCGTTTCTGTGATGTCCCAATGCACTGCTGCCCAGGGCGAATGGACAGCCCCCCACAACAACACCAAAAACATGAGTTGTTTTAAGTTAAATACATCCTATTTAGAGGGAATAACCAACCCATCAAATGGTTCAAGTCCTCAGAAATTTACCGCCCTCCTAGTGAGGCTAAGAATGGTCGCCGCTTTGTTGATACAGCCTGTTCTGCTGGCACCTTAGCTGGTTCCAAGATGTAGTAATCTCCAACCTTTGAAGACTCAGGGATGACTGTCATTCTTTGCTCAAACACAGAAGGCGTTAAATTCTGAGCGACCATTAGATCGTACTGGGCAGTGTACCCCTCGAACACGTTGCTTCGGGCAACCAGTTTTCTCAATGAGGGCATGACCATCGATTGTTCTTTTTCTAAACCTATCCCAACGTTTTTGTTTAATCCTGAACCACCATGCATTATGGGAACCCAACCTTTTGCATACCAGGGTTCATCTAGCTTACGGCGCAGGTCATCGATCCACACATAGCGTTTGGATTCAGCATTGGCAAAGTCTAGCCACTCAATCAATTCAGATACTGAAACAGAATCAACAAAATCACTGGCCAAGAATCGTTCTGGATATTCACCCAGTAAAATTTCTTTAGCAACGCGTTGCCCTTGAGTTTGCCATATCTGATTTGCTTCTTTAATTTCGTGTTGAGCCACGTCTAACATCCCCAACTCTGCTGTACAACGAACTTGTGCGAGAGCTGTCAAGGTGAAGTATTCTTCATACGCCATTGCGGTTTCAATTGTTGTTGCATTCGGTAGCAATTCGCGATAGCGCATATTAATTTCTGTAAGTGTTTGCCGAGCATTATGCAGAATGGTATGGCGATGCTCATCAGGAATCTTATCAAGCTTTAACAAAGAATCGAGCGCAGCAAAGAGCCTAGCCCGTTCGCCACTCTCTAAGAATTGCTGAATTGCTTTAACGTCTTTCTGAATGTCTTTTAACTTACTGTCGATCGTCTCAAGCTTTTTGTTGATTGCAAGGAAACCAATACAGCTGACTGCGAGACCTAAACCAGACAGGACAGCAGTCCCTGTAGCAACCTGAAGAACTTGCTGAGTTGTTTGCGAGAGTATACCAACTTGATCTGAAAGCTTGGTGAGTTGAATACTTGTAATAATGCCCGGAATGAAGTTGAGTCCAGGAACAAGGTTAAGCATTTGTGAACCAGCTGGAAGCAGATGAGCAACAATTTGTCCAGCATTAGGAGTGCCTGCTGCCCAACGGATAACACCACCGTACAGCTTGTATTGTCCTGTCAGCAAGCCTCCTATCACATCTTGTGGAATTAACCGTGTTACTTCCCAGCCTGGAAAAACCATAAAAATGTCCTCAATATCTGTCAGCTTTGTACTGCGCTTGAAAGTTTGTGCTGAACTTGAAAGACCTCCAAGAGCGCACGCAATTAGTATTCCTCCAAGGTTTGAATTCCTATTAACCTGGCAATATTTGATCTAGCA from Kovacikia minuta CCNUW1 carries:
- a CDS encoding metal-binding protein: MPSGRTHDSITLWSLPLIAALTFDRTRSSSLTLMVSAGFLFAGLMFGPDLDIYSRQYLRWGVLRWIWLPYRQNMRHRSFLSHGPIVGTIVRVGYLLTWLGMVALAAILISAIAYQLVGKIANWQILAQNLLDESVTLIRRSLQQNAAEWIALLIGLELGALSHSLSDWVGSWYKRLKNSRPSSPSPPRSNPSELPKQLPDEFTPEEPLELPDMLPPSIRQTSQLPPEKRSPKPTTTSVPPHLKRIPRLPPFGK